Proteins encoded by one window of Streptomyces uncialis:
- a CDS encoding salicylate synthase, which produces MTSSPRLYHTLSTPVPGDPLTVAVRLAMRAADTPHVLYERHGTWSVAVGAAAELTVTPAEVRLSAPDGERTAPWEGHPGPVVRQLLAGLPFEDWRAYGTAAFELAYAGTPSLAELPRDQVLLRLIVPAVETRITDGTAVIRALDPEAAERTAAALDPTAIEVGRTVPVDLAGEDSELYLKAVSSAAQEIREGRDGSPRKVILSRSVPVREPVDIARTYLLGRSRNTPARSFLLGLDGLRAAGFSPEIVLAVDPGGRVRTQPLAGTRALTGEAGEDDRLRRELLADPKEFYEHAVTVRTSFGELADICVPGSVAVHDYMSVKPRGTAQHLASELAGTLAPGRDGWDALASLFPAVTVSGVPKSAANVCIRRLERDPRGLYGGAVLTVDQDGSFDVALVLRSVYQRGERTWLRAGAGIVGQSLPEREFTETCEKLRSVSLSVVAAQAPGVDAAAPDRADRDTGLSVERMRADIAEALRCPVELVDDERSLIAQGLDSVGLMTVASKWSAFGVRLKVADLALEPTLAAWGELVRAQRDGGTPRSAV; this is translated from the coding sequence ATGACATCATCCCCGCGGCTTTACCACACCCTCTCGACACCTGTGCCCGGTGATCCGCTGACGGTCGCCGTCCGCCTCGCGATGCGGGCCGCGGACACCCCCCATGTGCTGTACGAGCGGCACGGGACCTGGTCCGTCGCGGTGGGCGCGGCGGCCGAGCTGACGGTCACCCCGGCCGAGGTGCGGCTGAGCGCGCCGGACGGGGAGCGCACCGCGCCCTGGGAAGGACATCCCGGGCCGGTCGTAAGGCAGTTGCTGGCCGGGCTGCCGTTCGAGGACTGGCGCGCCTACGGCACGGCCGCCTTCGAACTGGCCTACGCGGGTACGCCGTCACTGGCTGAACTCCCACGCGACCAGGTGCTGTTGCGGCTTATCGTCCCGGCGGTGGAGACCCGGATCACGGACGGCACGGCCGTGATCCGGGCCCTGGACCCCGAGGCGGCCGAGCGCACGGCGGCGGCCCTCGACCCGACCGCGATCGAGGTCGGCCGTACGGTGCCGGTGGATCTGGCGGGCGAGGACTCCGAGCTGTACCTCAAGGCGGTCTCCAGCGCGGCGCAGGAGATCCGGGAGGGCCGGGACGGCAGCCCCCGCAAGGTGATCCTGTCGCGTTCGGTGCCGGTCCGGGAGCCGGTGGACATCGCCCGCACCTATCTGCTGGGCCGCTCCCGCAACACCCCCGCCCGTTCGTTCCTGCTGGGTCTGGACGGACTGCGGGCCGCCGGGTTCAGTCCGGAGATCGTGCTGGCCGTCGACCCCGGCGGACGGGTGCGGACCCAGCCGCTGGCCGGGACCCGGGCGCTGACCGGGGAGGCGGGCGAGGACGACCGGCTGCGCCGGGAACTGCTCGCGGACCCGAAGGAGTTCTACGAGCACGCGGTGACGGTCCGTACGTCGTTCGGCGAGCTGGCGGACATCTGTGTCCCCGGCTCGGTGGCGGTGCACGACTACATGTCGGTCAAGCCTCGCGGCACGGCGCAGCACCTCGCCTCGGAGCTGGCGGGGACGCTCGCCCCGGGCCGCGACGGCTGGGACGCCCTCGCGTCGCTGTTCCCCGCGGTCACGGTGTCCGGGGTGCCCAAGTCCGCGGCCAACGTCTGCATCCGGCGGCTGGAGCGCGATCCCCGGGGGCTGTACGGCGGCGCGGTGCTCACCGTCGACCAGGACGGGTCGTTCGACGTGGCGCTGGTGCTGCGGTCCGTGTATCAGCGGGGGGAGCGCACCTGGCTGCGGGCGGGGGCCGGGATCGTCGGGCAGTCGCTGCCGGAGCGGGAGTTCACGGAGACCTGCGAGAAGCTGCGCAGTGTGTCCTTGAGCGTGGTGGCGGCCCAGGCACCCGGCGTGGACGCGGCGGCACCGGACCGGGCGGACCGGGACACGGGGCTGAGCGTCGAGCGGATGCGGGCGGACATCGCGGAGGCGCTGCGCTGCCCCGTCGAACTGGTCGATGACGAACGGTCGTTGATCGCGCAGGGGCTCGACTCGGTGGGCCTGATGACGGTCGCCAGCAAGTGGAGCGCCTTCGGGGTACGGCTGAAGGTGGCGGACCTGGCCCTGGAGCCCACGCTGGCCGCCTGGGGGGAACTGGTACGGGCGCAGCGGGACGGTGGCACGCCACGGTCGGCGGTCTGA
- a CDS encoding (2,3-dihydroxybenzoyl)adenylate synthase translates to MPNSTVAEGFVPWPAGFAERYRAAGHWRGVPLGGLLREAAGAHGERIAVADEHSRWSFTALDDAADRTAAGLRSLGVAPGDRVVVHLPNRTEFAVLCFALFRLGALPVLALPAHGRTEIRYLSELSGAVAYVGTGGARAPDGPPVTEGLHEACPSVRHLVTVGEAGPGEVPFGSLTAHEPLAGPDPDPSGPALLLLSGGSTGLPKLIPRTHDDYAYNARTMAAWCGLTPDDTYLAVLPVGHNFPLACPGLLGAIVAGSRTVLTEVASPPEVFPLIERERVTVTALVPPLAALWTKAAAWVPADLGSLRLVQVGGARLPEATARALPGALGCGLQQVFGMAEGLLCATRADDPPEVVATTQGRPVSPDDEILVVGEDGAPVPDGTTGELLTRGPYTLRGYYRAEAHNAVAFTPDGHYRSGDLVRRTAAGDLVVEGRVKEQINRGGEKVSPEEVETHLLSHPAVDAVVVVGVPDDVLGERVCAWVRPAPGTDPAALTAPVLADHLRAAGLAAFKRPDQVETAGGWPVTGVGKVDRRALTARAAERSRTTHRPHQPPSKAERRSPA, encoded by the coding sequence ATGCCGAACAGCACCGTGGCCGAAGGATTCGTTCCCTGGCCGGCCGGCTTCGCCGAGCGGTACCGCGCGGCGGGCCACTGGCGCGGTGTCCCGCTGGGCGGGCTGCTGCGCGAGGCGGCCGGGGCGCACGGCGAGCGGATCGCGGTGGCCGACGAGCACAGCCGCTGGTCGTTCACCGCGCTGGACGACGCGGCCGACCGGACCGCCGCCGGACTGCGCTCGCTCGGTGTCGCGCCGGGCGACCGGGTGGTGGTGCATCTGCCGAACCGGACGGAGTTCGCGGTGCTGTGCTTCGCGCTGTTCCGGCTCGGCGCGCTGCCGGTCCTCGCGCTGCCCGCGCACGGCCGGACCGAGATCCGGTATCTGAGCGAGCTGTCCGGGGCCGTCGCCTATGTGGGTACGGGCGGTGCGCGGGCCCCGGACGGTCCGCCGGTCACCGAGGGGCTGCACGAGGCGTGTCCCTCGGTGCGGCATCTGGTGACCGTCGGGGAGGCGGGCCCCGGCGAGGTGCCGTTCGGCTCGCTCACCGCGCACGAGCCGCTGGCCGGGCCGGACCCCGACCCCTCGGGGCCCGCGCTGCTGCTGCTGTCCGGCGGTTCCACGGGGCTGCCGAAGCTGATCCCGCGCACCCATGACGACTACGCGTACAACGCGCGCACCATGGCCGCGTGGTGCGGGCTGACGCCCGACGACACATATCTGGCGGTGCTGCCGGTCGGCCACAACTTTCCGCTGGCGTGCCCGGGGCTGCTCGGCGCGATCGTCGCGGGCAGCCGGACCGTGCTCACCGAGGTCGCGAGTCCGCCGGAGGTCTTCCCGCTGATCGAACGGGAGCGGGTGACCGTGACCGCGCTGGTGCCGCCGCTGGCGGCGCTGTGGACGAAGGCCGCCGCCTGGGTCCCGGCGGATCTGGGCAGTCTGCGGCTGGTGCAGGTCGGCGGCGCCCGGCTGCCGGAGGCGACGGCCCGTGCACTGCCCGGCGCGCTGGGCTGCGGGCTGCAACAGGTCTTCGGCATGGCGGAGGGGCTGCTGTGCGCCACCCGTGCCGACGACCCGCCGGAGGTCGTGGCCACGACCCAGGGGCGCCCCGTCTCGCCCGACGACGAGATCCTCGTCGTCGGGGAGGACGGCGCCCCGGTGCCCGACGGGACCACCGGCGAACTGCTCACCCGGGGCCCGTACACCCTGCGCGGCTACTACCGAGCCGAGGCGCACAACGCCGTCGCGTTCACGCCCGACGGCCACTACCGCTCCGGTGATCTGGTGCGGCGCACGGCGGCGGGCGACCTCGTCGTCGAGGGCCGGGTCAAGGAGCAGATCAACCGCGGCGGGGAGAAGGTGTCCCCGGAGGAGGTGGAGACGCATCTCCTGAGCCATCCGGCGGTGGACGCGGTGGTGGTGGTCGGGGTCCCCGACGACGTGCTCGGGGAACGGGTGTGCGCCTGGGTACGGCCCGCCCCGGGCACCGATCCGGCGGCGCTGACCGCGCCGGTCCTGGCCGACCATCTGCGGGCCGCGGGACTGGCCGCGTTCAAACGGCCCGACCAGGTGGAGACCGCCGGCGGCTGGCCCGTCACCGGGGTCGGCAAGGTCGACCGGCGGGCCCTGACCGCGCGGGCCGCCGAACGGTCCCGCACCACGCACCGACCGCACCAGCCCCCCTCGAAGGCCGAGCGACGGAGTCCCGCATGA
- a CDS encoding methyltransferase, producing the protein MSQETPALPPRLRLIEIISAGWVSAAVSALAELGVADLLDEPRTTAELAEGSGTDPDALERFLYAAATAGVVLARPDGRFALTEVGAVLRSDHPTSMREMCRLTGMEEFARTWANASHTARTGTPAFDAAFGRSLWSHMGDGENAEFSGVFHRAMAESAAAHTVSSAYAFPDDAHVVDVGGGRGAMLAQLLTARPGLTGTVFDLPGAVTGAAKVLADAGVSARATVTAGSFFDGVPEGGDVYLLSRVIGNWNDEDSVRILRAVRAVMRPTSRLVIVGHMPTGEDRTHYVRALDLYMFVLLQARLRTPEQYRELFARAGLELSRTDLRPDSESLVEARPV; encoded by the coding sequence ATGAGCCAGGAAACCCCCGCCCTCCCGCCCCGACTGCGTCTGATCGAGATCATCTCCGCGGGCTGGGTCTCCGCCGCCGTGTCGGCCCTCGCCGAACTGGGCGTCGCCGATCTGCTCGACGAGCCGCGGACCACCGCCGAACTGGCCGAGGGCAGCGGCACGGACCCCGACGCGCTGGAGCGCTTCCTGTACGCCGCCGCCACCGCCGGGGTGGTGCTCGCCCGGCCCGACGGCCGGTTCGCGCTCACCGAGGTAGGCGCCGTGCTGCGCTCCGACCATCCGACGAGCATGCGCGAGATGTGCCGCCTCACCGGGATGGAGGAGTTCGCCCGGACCTGGGCGAACGCGTCCCACACCGCGCGCACCGGCACGCCCGCCTTCGACGCGGCGTTCGGCCGCTCCCTGTGGTCGCACATGGGGGACGGGGAGAACGCCGAGTTCTCCGGGGTGTTCCACCGGGCGATGGCCGAGTCCGCCGCCGCGCACACCGTCAGCTCGGCCTACGCCTTCCCCGACGACGCGCATGTCGTGGACGTCGGCGGCGGCCGGGGCGCGATGCTCGCCCAGCTGCTGACCGCGCGTCCCGGGCTGACCGGGACGGTGTTCGACCTGCCGGGCGCGGTGACCGGCGCGGCGAAGGTGCTCGCCGACGCGGGGGTCTCCGCCCGGGCCACCGTCACGGCCGGCAGCTTCTTCGACGGGGTTCCCGAGGGCGGCGACGTCTATCTGCTGAGCCGGGTGATCGGCAACTGGAACGACGAGGACTCGGTACGCATCCTGCGGGCCGTGCGCGCGGTGATGCGGCCGACGTCCCGTCTCGTGATCGTCGGCCATATGCCGACCGGCGAGGACCGCACGCACTACGTACGGGCGCTGGACCTGTACATGTTCGTCCTGCTCCAGGCGCGGCTGCGTACCCCGGAGCAGTACCGCGAACTCTTCGCGCGGGCCGGTCTTGAGCTGTCCCGCACGGATCTGCGGCCCGACAGCGAGTCCCTGGTCGAGGCCCGGCCGGTCTGA